The following proteins come from a genomic window of Micromonospora zamorensis:
- the nadC gene encoding carboxylating nicotinate-nucleotide diphosphorylase → MIESTETALRAAGLDPAHVRQVIEGALVEDLGPDFLDVTSVATIPAEQTDTADLVARADGVLAGMAVAAAVFELVGEVTGFGRTVEVSVLARDGERVARGDVLATVTGPTRLLLTAERTALNLLCRMSGVATHTRAWADALAGTKAMVLDTRKTTPGLRALEKYAVRAGGGTNKRMGLYDVAMIKDNHKLAAGGITAAYRRVREAFPEVPVQVEVTTVDEAVEAVEAGADFLLCDNMTPELLAEAVAAVGDRAELEATGGLTLEVAGRYAATGVDFLSVGALTHSSPILDIALDLRTE, encoded by the coding sequence GTGATCGAGTCGACGGAGACGGCGTTGCGGGCGGCTGGGTTGGACCCGGCGCACGTACGACAGGTGATCGAGGGTGCGCTGGTCGAGGACCTGGGCCCGGATTTCCTGGACGTCACCAGCGTGGCCACCATCCCGGCGGAGCAGACCGACACCGCCGACCTGGTGGCCCGCGCGGACGGGGTGTTGGCCGGGATGGCCGTGGCCGCCGCCGTGTTCGAGCTGGTGGGCGAGGTGACGGGCTTCGGTCGTACCGTCGAGGTGTCGGTGCTGGCCCGCGACGGCGAGCGGGTGGCCCGCGGCGACGTGCTGGCCACGGTGACCGGCCCGACCCGGCTGCTGCTCACGGCCGAGCGGACGGCACTCAACCTGCTCTGCCGGATGTCCGGGGTGGCCACCCACACCCGCGCCTGGGCCGACGCCCTGGCCGGCACGAAGGCGATGGTGCTGGACACCCGCAAGACGACGCCGGGCCTGCGGGCGCTGGAGAAGTATGCGGTGCGCGCCGGCGGGGGCACCAACAAGCGGATGGGCCTCTACGACGTGGCCATGATCAAGGACAACCACAAGCTGGCGGCCGGGGGCATCACGGCGGCGTACCGGCGGGTCCGGGAGGCTTTCCCGGAGGTGCCGGTGCAGGTCGAGGTGACCACCGTTGACGAGGCGGTGGAAGCGGTGGAGGCCGGGGCGGACTTCCTGCTCTGCGACAACATGACGCCCGAGCTGCTGGCCGAGGCGGTGGCCGCGGTGGGTGACCGGGCCGAGCTTGAGGCGACCGGTGGGCTGACCCTGGAGGTCGCGGGCCGCTACGCGGCGACCGGCGTCGACTTCCTCTCGGTGGGCGCGTTGACCCACTCCTCGCCGATCCTGGACATCGCGCTGGACCTGCGGACCGAGTAG
- a CDS encoding L-aspartate oxidase, whose protein sequence is MDVPTVDLPALPALLAAPAPGWVETTDVIVVGSGVAGLTAALHLREAGLHVTVVTKVNIDDGSTRWAQGGIAAVLDPTDTPAAHARDTEIAGVGLCDPAAVGVLVDEGPTRLRELIRIGAEFDRHPDGSLMLTREGGHRADRIVHAGGDATGAEVQRALHAAVQRDPWIRLFEHALVLDLLRAPGDGPDGLGPACGITLHVLGEGSEDGVGALLARAVVLATGGMGQIFSATTNPAVSTGDGVALALRAGAAVTDVEFVQFHPTALITPPGAGVPGAGHAQQPLVSEALRGEGAYLVDADGKRFMVGQHELAELAPRDVVAKGIHRVLLASGADHVFLDARHLGGDFLAGRFPTIVASCLAIGVDPATDLIPVAPAAHYASGGVRTDLRGRTSIPGLYACGEVACTGVHGANRLASNSLLEGLVFSRRIAEDIAAGLPEQVQPADTGAWRGGAGWVLPAEVTPTLQRAMTRGAGVLRSAATLAETAATLTELGVARGRPRTADWEATNLLTVASTLVAAAYARGETRGCHWRQDFPTADERWLGHLVGSVGAQGRVTQQWEGNS, encoded by the coding sequence ATGGACGTTCCGACCGTCGACCTGCCGGCCCTGCCCGCGTTACTGGCCGCGCCCGCGCCCGGCTGGGTCGAGACCACCGATGTGATCGTGGTGGGCTCCGGGGTGGCCGGCCTGACCGCGGCGTTGCACCTGCGTGAGGCGGGTCTGCACGTCACGGTGGTCACCAAGGTCAACATCGATGACGGCTCGACTAGGTGGGCGCAGGGCGGCATCGCCGCCGTGCTCGACCCGACGGACACCCCGGCGGCCCATGCCCGGGACACCGAGATCGCGGGAGTCGGTCTCTGCGACCCGGCGGCGGTCGGGGTGCTGGTCGACGAGGGCCCGACCCGGCTGCGGGAACTGATCCGGATCGGCGCCGAGTTCGATCGCCACCCCGACGGCTCGCTGATGCTGACCCGTGAGGGCGGCCACCGGGCGGACCGGATCGTGCACGCGGGCGGGGACGCCACCGGCGCCGAGGTGCAGCGGGCCCTGCACGCCGCCGTGCAGCGCGACCCGTGGATCCGGCTGTTCGAGCACGCCCTGGTGCTGGACCTGCTGCGAGCCCCGGGCGACGGCCCGGACGGGCTCGGCCCGGCCTGCGGGATCACCCTGCACGTGCTCGGCGAGGGCAGCGAGGACGGCGTCGGCGCGCTGCTGGCCCGCGCGGTGGTGCTCGCCACCGGCGGCATGGGGCAGATCTTCTCGGCCACCACCAACCCGGCGGTCTCCACCGGGGACGGGGTGGCGCTGGCGCTGCGGGCCGGCGCGGCGGTGACCGACGTGGAGTTCGTCCAGTTCCACCCGACCGCGCTGATCACCCCGCCCGGCGCGGGGGTGCCCGGTGCCGGGCACGCGCAGCAGCCGCTGGTCTCCGAGGCGCTGCGTGGCGAGGGCGCGTACCTGGTGGACGCGGACGGCAAGCGGTTCATGGTGGGTCAGCACGAGCTGGCCGAGCTGGCCCCCCGGGACGTGGTGGCCAAGGGCATCCACCGGGTGCTGCTGGCCTCCGGGGCGGACCACGTCTTCCTCGACGCGCGGCACCTGGGCGGGGACTTCCTGGCCGGGCGGTTCCCCACCATCGTGGCCTCCTGCCTGGCGATCGGCGTGGACCCGGCGACCGACCTGATCCCGGTGGCGCCGGCCGCCCACTACGCCTCCGGAGGTGTCCGCACCGACCTGCGTGGCCGCACCTCCATCCCGGGCCTGTACGCGTGCGGCGAGGTGGCCTGCACGGGTGTGCACGGCGCGAACCGGCTGGCCAGCAACTCGCTGCTGGAGGGTCTGGTCTTCTCCCGGCGGATCGCCGAGGACATCGCGGCCGGCCTGCCCGAGCAGGTTCAGCCGGCCGACACAGGCGCCTGGCGTGGTGGTGCGGGCTGGGTGCTGCCCGCGGAGGTGACGCCCACCCTGCAACGGGCGATGACCCGGGGGGCCGGGGTGCTCCGGTCTGCGGCGACGCTGGCGGAGACAGCCGCGACGCTGACCGAGCTGGGCGTGGCCCGGGGCCGGCCGCGGACCGCCGACTGGGAGGCGACGAACCTGCTCACAGTGGCGTCGACGCTGGTCGCCGCCGCGTACGCCCGTGGTGAGACCCGGGGCTGCCACTGGCGGCAGGACTTCCCGACGGCCGACGAGCGGTGGCTGGGCCACCTGGTCGGGTCGGTCGGAGCGCAGGGCCGGGTGACGCAACAGTGGGAGGGAAACTCGTGA
- a CDS encoding septum formation family protein, translating to MRSAMTTLFAAAVTATLLVGCAGSGGLDGDLTDDWAALPPPAAFTPAAGVCQAADFTDVVTLAAYEPVDCAGPHRVETVHVGAFPVERASAPAGGSAELRGAFAECDTRATGYVGDEWRVGRLRLSVALPSGPGWAAGSRWFRCDLTELTTVEAAPTVVVRSGSLRDTLKGASGLRLGCQQTGRTASRVQTLAPVECGKQHDAEFVGVWRAPDTAYPTRDSDWSPLYDGCRSVLGRYVGVPDDADLSFRSGVVVRPPGAGRWRVGDRGVRCYLWLSDRTVTASLKGAGPAGLPVRTK from the coding sequence ATGCGCAGTGCCATGACGACCCTGTTCGCCGCTGCCGTGACGGCAACGTTGCTGGTCGGCTGTGCCGGCTCCGGCGGCCTGGATGGTGATCTGACCGACGACTGGGCGGCCCTGCCGCCACCGGCGGCGTTCACCCCGGCCGCCGGTGTGTGTCAGGCCGCCGATTTCACCGACGTGGTCACCCTCGCTGCCTATGAGCCGGTGGACTGCGCCGGCCCGCACCGGGTGGAGACCGTGCACGTGGGGGCGTTCCCCGTCGAGCGGGCGAGTGCCCCGGCAGGTGGCTCGGCCGAGCTGCGGGGCGCGTTCGCCGAGTGCGACACCCGCGCGACCGGTTACGTGGGCGACGAATGGCGGGTTGGTCGGCTCCGGCTGTCCGTGGCGTTGCCCTCCGGGCCGGGCTGGGCGGCTGGCTCCCGCTGGTTCCGGTGCGATCTGACGGAGCTGACCACCGTGGAGGCGGCGCCCACCGTGGTCGTCCGGTCGGGCAGCCTGCGGGACACGTTGAAGGGGGCCTCGGGGCTGCGGCTGGGTTGCCAGCAGACCGGCCGCACCGCCAGCCGGGTGCAGACCCTGGCGCCGGTGGAGTGCGGCAAGCAGCACGACGCCGAGTTCGTCGGGGTGTGGCGCGCGCCGGACACGGCGTACCCGACCAGGGACAGCGACTGGTCCCCGCTGTACGACGGCTGTCGCAGCGTCCTCGGCCGGTACGTGGGCGTGCCGGACGACGCCGACCTGAGCTTCCGCAGCGGCGTGGTGGTCCGTCCGCCGGGTGCGGGGCGTTGGCGGGTCGGTGACCGGGGCGTCCGCTGCTACCTGTGGCTCAGCGACCGTACGGTGACCGCCTCGCTGAAGGGCGCGGGCCCGGCCGGCCTTCCGGTCCGGACGAAGTGA
- the panD gene encoding aspartate 1-decarboxylase: protein MFRTMLKSKIHRATVTQADLHYVGSVTVDEDLLDAADLLPGEQVAIVDITNGARLETYVIPGERGSGVIGINGAAAHLVHPGDLVILISYGQMDDAEARSYRPRVVHVDADNRVIELGADPAGVAPGMAGDPVPSPLAVSAV, encoded by the coding sequence ATGTTCCGGACCATGCTCAAGTCGAAGATCCACCGAGCCACCGTGACCCAGGCCGACCTGCACTACGTCGGTTCCGTGACGGTGGACGAGGATCTGCTCGACGCCGCCGACCTGCTCCCCGGCGAGCAGGTGGCGATCGTGGACATCACCAACGGTGCCCGACTGGAGACGTACGTGATCCCGGGCGAGCGGGGTAGCGGCGTGATCGGCATCAACGGTGCGGCCGCGCACCTGGTGCACCCCGGTGACCTGGTCATCCTGATCTCGTACGGGCAGATGGACGACGCCGAGGCCCGGTCGTACCGGCCACGGGTGGTGCACGTGGACGCCGACAACCGGGTGATCGAGTTGGGTGCGGACCCGGCCGGCGTGGCACCCGGCATGGCCGGTGACCCGGTGCCCAGCCCGTTGGCGGTGTCCGCCGTCTGA